In one window of Pseudomonas chlororaphis subsp. chlororaphis DNA:
- a CDS encoding class I SAM-dependent methyltransferase, translated as MKDPQPAIHHAAADGYKGAADTYVRGRPDYPPALDQWLRTSLGLQAGQVAVDLGAGTGKFTGRLLATGARVIAVEPVAQMRARLAASYPQAETLSGTATAIALADESVDAVVCAQAFHWFASHEALSEIARVLKPGGRLGLVWNLRDARVPWVQRLDRIVNALQGDTPRYYTGAWRQAFPHPSFTPLQEQHFRNSHSGAPQNVIFDRVRSTSFIAALPDAQRAEVDRQIAALIAEEPELRDKCVVSVPYETAAFWAHKIP; from the coding sequence ATGAAAGACCCGCAACCTGCGATCCATCATGCTGCCGCCGACGGCTACAAGGGCGCGGCCGACACCTATGTGCGTGGCCGCCCGGACTACCCGCCGGCACTGGACCAGTGGCTGCGCACAAGCCTGGGCTTGCAGGCCGGCCAGGTGGCGGTCGATCTCGGCGCCGGCACCGGCAAGTTCACCGGGCGCCTGCTGGCGACCGGGGCGCGGGTGATTGCCGTGGAGCCGGTGGCGCAGATGCGCGCCAGGCTCGCCGCCAGCTATCCCCAGGCCGAAACCCTGAGCGGCACCGCCACTGCTATTGCGCTGGCCGACGAATCGGTGGACGCCGTGGTCTGCGCTCAGGCCTTTCACTGGTTCGCCAGCCATGAGGCGTTGAGCGAAATCGCCCGGGTGCTCAAGCCGGGCGGCCGCCTGGGCCTGGTGTGGAACCTGCGCGATGCGCGGGTGCCGTGGGTGCAGCGCCTGGATCGGATCGTCAACGCCCTGCAAGGCGACACGCCGCGCTATTACACCGGGGCCTGGCGCCAGGCCTTTCCCCATCCGAGTTTCACGCCCTTGCAGGAGCAGCACTTTCGCAACAGCCACAGCGGCGCGCCGCAGAACGTGATTTTCGATCGGGTGCGCTCCACCAGCTTTATTGCGGCCTTGCCGGATGCGCAGAGGGCGGAGGTCGACCGGCAGATCGCCGCCTTGATCGCCGAAGAACCGGAGCTGCGGGATAAATGCGTGGTCAGCGTGCCTTACGAAACCGCGGCGTTCTGGGCCCACAAAATCCCCTGA
- the pncA gene encoding bifunctional nicotinamidase/pyrazinamidase — protein sequence MPTAKTASSRRSRKALLVIDVQNDFIPGGALAVPGGDQIVPLINRLGSHFKQVVIAQDWHPAGHISFASSHDGHAPNDIIQLPYGPQVLWPDHCVQASRGAELHPKLNLPHAQLILRKGCNPDIDSYSAFVEADRSTTTGLAGYLSQRGIDTVYLVGLALDYCVAWSALDARAAGFNTFVIVDACRAIDMDGSLDKATRQMRAAGVNLIKASELQPTALC from the coding sequence ATGCCTACTGCCAAAACCGCCAGCAGCCGCCGCTCACGCAAGGCGCTGCTGGTCATCGACGTACAGAACGACTTCATCCCCGGTGGCGCGCTGGCCGTGCCCGGAGGCGACCAGATCGTGCCCTTGATCAATCGCCTGGGCAGCCACTTCAAGCAGGTGGTGATCGCCCAGGACTGGCACCCGGCCGGGCATATCTCGTTCGCCTCCAGCCACGACGGCCACGCACCGAACGACATCATCCAATTGCCCTATGGTCCGCAGGTGCTGTGGCCGGACCATTGCGTACAGGCCAGCCGTGGCGCCGAACTGCACCCCAAGCTCAACCTGCCCCACGCCCAGTTGATCCTGCGCAAGGGTTGCAATCCGGATATCGACAGTTACTCGGCCTTCGTCGAGGCGGACCGCAGCACCACGACCGGCCTGGCCGGCTACCTGAGCCAGCGCGGCATCGACACGGTGTATCTGGTGGGGCTGGCCCTGGACTACTGCGTGGCCTGGTCGGCGCTGGATGCGCGGGCGGCGGGGTTCAATACCTTCGTGATCGTCGATGCCTGCCGGGCCATCGACATGGACGGCTCGCTGGACAAGGCCACCCGGCAGATGCGCGCGGCGGGGGTGAACCTGATCAAGGCCAGCGAGCTGCAGCCGACCGCATTGTGCTGA